One window of Nostoc sp. C052 genomic DNA carries:
- a CDS encoding phage baseplate assembly protein V, producing MGEAQKFYGKYRGTVVQNIDPERRGRIQAIVTDVSNVIPTSWAMPCVPWAGLQMGIYVVPPIGAGVWIEFEQGDPDFPIWVGCWWGSTPEVPSIGSTLTTPGVPVVVMQTLTQGAVVLSDVPVPPMKAPGVMIMSGPSSITVDASGVTITAPLITLIGAVNITGATNINGGALLVT from the coding sequence ATGGGTGAAGCACAGAAATTTTACGGCAAATATCGGGGTACAGTTGTGCAAAACATTGACCCAGAACGACGGGGACGGATTCAAGCGATCGTCACCGATGTCTCGAACGTGATCCCGACCAGTTGGGCAATGCCCTGCGTCCCTTGGGCAGGCTTACAAATGGGAATATATGTTGTACCGCCAATCGGCGCTGGCGTATGGATTGAGTTTGAGCAGGGCGATCCAGATTTCCCGATTTGGGTGGGCTGCTGGTGGGGTTCTACGCCCGAAGTGCCAAGCATTGGCTCAACGCTGACTACGCCTGGTGTTCCAGTCGTGGTGATGCAAACGCTCACCCAAGGAGCTGTGGTACTGAGCGATGTGCCTGTGCCTCCGATGAAAGCTCCTGGCGTGATGATTATGAGTGGCCCCAGTTCAATCACGGTAGATGCATCTGGAGTGACCATTACGGCACCGTTAATTACCTTGATAGGAGCCGTCAACATTACAGGAGCTACCAATATCAATGGAGGTGCGCTGCTTGTGACTTAA
- a CDS encoding GPW/gp25 family protein, with the protein MNIDFPLQFDDRGHTAITADDSHIRDLIEQVLFTSPGERVNRPTFGSGLLQMVFATNSDALAAATQMTVQGSLQQWLGDLILVESVEVENEESTLRVTVRYVIRRSQQRQVAEFSRGGQFSTGGL; encoded by the coding sequence GTGAACATTGACTTTCCACTTCAGTTTGATGATCGAGGACACACCGCGATCACGGCAGATGACTCCCATATTCGAGACCTGATTGAACAGGTTTTATTTACTTCTCCCGGCGAACGAGTCAATCGTCCCACCTTTGGCAGTGGCTTATTGCAAATGGTATTTGCAACCAACAGTGATGCTTTAGCCGCAGCAACGCAAATGACGGTACAGGGTTCTTTGCAGCAATGGTTGGGGGATTTGATTCTGGTGGAATCGGTAGAAGTAGAAAACGAAGAGTCTACGTTACGGGTGACGGTGCGCTATGTCATTCGGCGATCGCAGCAGCGGCAAGTGGCAGAGTTTAGCCGGGGCGGGCAGTTTAGCACAGGAGGTCTGTGA
- a CDS encoding putative baseplate assembly protein produces the protein MLYFCCDQRRRNAVLASSLNGIDYLEVLDSDAPSLADRQLILLVHLLKVPTGITVTPDHLRIQGGDRIPHIQVTQVTTFPDSTVVQVRVNQWGDYSPYTLQFVRSKSDPLPPVWIDPVLSAIQFSFKVECPTDFDCQTERLCPPDVQSPPEINYLAKDYASFRQLMLDRLSVLMPKWRERHPADMGIALVELLAYVGDDLSYQQDAIATEAYLGTARRRTSVRRHARLVDYLMHDGCNARVWVQIQVSGDAVLPKGTPLMTKVAGQPPLIAPQSSIWMQSRRQGATIFETMEIAPLFVRHNEIEFYTWGSQECCLPQGSTRATLKDHYPNLKAAMVLLFEEKLGAKTGQPEDADQTHRWAVRLTRVDLTTDPIGGQFANPPNPDPVEVTEIAWAIADALPFALCISARTDLDHQAQYHDKVSVALGNIVLADHGMTVAQEPLESVPKPHLFRVPMAVGDRCAATLANPVPPRFRPKLQQSPVTHAAPYSPQKSAQSALQWEIQKTLPAIVLNGTLGQNSIPWQPRRDLLSSNPTSPEFVVETETDGIVYLRFGDNQYGLRPSSGTQFNATYRVGNGVAGNIGAEVLRHAVSTESAIAQVRNPLAAVGGVDPETLEDVRQRAPYAFRIQERAVTAEDYAEVTERHPDVQKAAATFRWTGSWRTVFVTIDRQGGLPVDAPFKAQIRQFLERYRMAGYDLEIDAPRFVSLEIEMQVCVKPNYFRSQVKAALLQVFSDRALPDGRLGVFHPDSFTFGQPVYLSPLYAAAQAIDGVSSIQITVFQRQGQPDGLAIAQGKLELNRLEIARLSNDPDFPERGVLKLTLAGGK, from the coding sequence ATGCTTTACTTCTGTTGCGATCAGCGGCGACGGAATGCGGTACTTGCCAGTTCGCTCAATGGCATTGACTATTTAGAGGTATTGGATAGCGATGCTCCCTCCCTTGCCGATCGCCAGTTAATTTTGCTGGTGCATCTGCTGAAAGTGCCAACTGGCATTACCGTCACCCCCGATCATTTGCGGATTCAAGGGGGCGATCGCATTCCTCATATTCAAGTGACCCAAGTGACGACCTTTCCTGACTCTACAGTAGTGCAGGTCAGAGTCAATCAATGGGGAGACTATTCGCCTTATACTCTGCAATTTGTGCGGAGTAAATCCGATCCACTGCCCCCCGTTTGGATTGATCCGGTTCTTTCCGCCATTCAGTTTTCCTTTAAGGTGGAATGCCCCACAGATTTTGATTGTCAAACTGAGCGCCTTTGCCCGCCCGATGTGCAGAGTCCACCTGAAATCAATTATCTAGCAAAGGACTATGCCAGCTTTCGTCAACTCATGCTCGATCGCCTGTCGGTGCTGATGCCGAAGTGGAGAGAACGCCACCCTGCTGATATGGGGATAGCGCTAGTAGAGTTACTGGCTTATGTGGGCGATGATTTGAGCTATCAACAGGATGCGATCGCCACCGAAGCCTATTTAGGAACGGCGCGTCGTCGGACTTCAGTACGCCGTCATGCTCGGTTGGTAGACTATTTGATGCATGATGGCTGTAATGCTAGAGTTTGGGTGCAGATTCAGGTGAGTGGAGATGCGGTACTGCCGAAGGGAACGCCATTGATGACAAAAGTGGCAGGACAGCCGCCACTGATTGCACCTCAATCTAGCATTTGGATGCAATCCAGGCGACAGGGTGCAACCATATTTGAAACAATGGAAATTGCCCCGCTATTTGTCCGCCATAACGAAATAGAGTTTTACACTTGGGGCAGTCAGGAATGCTGTTTGCCTCAAGGATCAACGCGTGCCACATTGAAGGATCATTATCCTAATCTGAAAGCGGCGATGGTGCTGCTGTTTGAAGAAAAGTTGGGTGCTAAAACAGGACAACCGGAAGATGCAGATCAAACCCATCGTTGGGCGGTGCGTTTAACAAGGGTCGATCTCACAACCGACCCCATTGGTGGACAATTTGCGAATCCGCCTAACCCCGATCCGGTGGAGGTGACTGAAATAGCTTGGGCGATCGCCGATGCCCTCCCTTTCGCCCTTTGTATTTCCGCGCGCACCGATCTAGACCATCAGGCGCAATATCACGACAAGGTGAGCGTTGCTTTGGGCAATATTGTCCTCGCCGATCATGGGATGACAGTGGCACAGGAACCCCTAGAGTCTGTACCCAAACCTCATTTATTTCGGGTGCCGATGGCGGTTGGCGATCGCTGTGCTGCCACACTCGCCAATCCGGTGCCACCCCGGTTTCGCCCGAAGCTCCAGCAAAGCCCTGTCACCCATGCAGCCCCCTATTCTCCTCAGAAATCGGCGCAGTCTGCTCTCCAGTGGGAGATCCAAAAGACCCTGCCTGCGATCGTTCTTAACGGCACCTTGGGCCAAAATTCTATCCCCTGGCAGCCCCGACGCGACTTGCTCAGTAGCAACCCGACATCACCCGAATTTGTGGTCGAAACTGAAACCGATGGCATTGTCTACCTGCGGTTTGGCGATAACCAGTATGGGCTGCGTCCATCATCTGGAACCCAGTTTAACGCGACTTACCGCGTGGGGAATGGTGTGGCAGGCAATATTGGCGCAGAGGTGTTGAGGCACGCAGTTAGCACCGAAAGTGCGATCGCCCAAGTCCGCAATCCTTTAGCTGCTGTTGGCGGTGTCGATCCAGAAACGTTGGAAGATGTGCGGCAGCGTGCGCCCTATGCCTTTCGCATCCAAGAGCGAGCCGTTACCGCCGAAGATTATGCAGAAGTCACCGAACGCCATCCCGACGTTCAAAAAGCAGCAGCAACCTTTCGGTGGACGGGCAGTTGGCGCACCGTATTTGTGACCATCGATCGCCAGGGTGGCTTACCTGTAGATGCGCCCTTCAAAGCCCAAATTCGTCAATTTTTAGAACGCTATCGCATGGCGGGTTATGACCTAGAGATTGATGCTCCCCGATTTGTGTCACTCGAAATTGAGATGCAAGTCTGCGTCAAACCCAACTATTTTCGCAGTCAGGTAAAAGCTGCATTGTTACAGGTTTTTAGTGATCGCGCTTTACCCGATGGTCGGTTAGGCGTATTTCATCCCGACTCTTTTACCTTTGGACAACCCGTTTACCTCAGTCCGCTTTATGCTGCGGCTCAAGCAATTGATGGGGTGAGTTCCATACAGATTACGGTTTTTCAGCGACAAGGCCAGCCGGATGGGCTGGCGATCGCCCAAGGCAAGCTGGAACTGAATCGTCTGGAAATTGCTCGATTAAGCAACGATCCTGATTTTCCAGAACGAGGGGTTTTAAAGCTAACGCTGGCAGGAGGAAAGTGA
- a CDS encoding putative baseplate assembly protein, whose product MDEFNATRLNDCGCCEGITVQTPVDRDNRPGLAAIAYRVGTYPQFKHSLLAQLSTHPALQTLTTREEDDFAIALLDAWAIVADVLTFYQERIANESYLRTATERFSLLQLARLIGYQLRPGVAASTYLAFTLEDAPGVPKIVTIDVGLKVQSVPGKDETPQTFETVEKITARTEWNAIKPRLTQPQILSSSMAEIRFKGLSTNLKRGDGLLIVTETNQTFRRVKSVTTENLAQETRVELEGLSNPFTALSTLYKTPIFGLATQPLNNATIQTQVLGNKWNQTTLESYAEVQGWKLEEFSAAIAALQVYQPPANTGVFVFRSTAALFGYSAPDRPLYGVSGRPQRNSDGTLKLQPWTPAAREAKNQLYLDNAYDGITVGSYIAIRRSPDEDFIIAKVTQAVTTSRTEYGISGKTTRLTIDRDWWNAGTNDFNTIRKTIVYTQSESLNLTEIPISDEIKDHQITLDRLYEGLKPGHHLILTGEVTNPQGVTRSEVITVKQVNTVSGNTEITLVQSLKNIYIRSTVILNGNAILATHGETVQEVLGSGNASQAYQTFTLRQPPLTHISSDSAPGGAASTLQIRVNELLWHEAPMLYGQNRSDRIYISRLEDNGKTLVEFGDGKTGARLPTGQENIKATYRKGIGSVGNVKAGQLTTLLSRPLGVKGVTNPGEATGGDHPETRDRARRNAPLTVLTLGRIVSLQDYEDFASAFMGIGKALATWTWNRQARGVFVTVAGAGGAAIAPDSQTYQNLVSQMKKFSDPYIPLQVQSYRKALFHLKASLKIDPDLIPETVLAQAQVQIKSAFSFEMRAFGQGVALSQVVAVLQSVPGVMAIDVDALYRLDGVGGDGLTAPLPAKAPQAGATSVTAAELLTLDPTSLNDLGVMS is encoded by the coding sequence ATGGATGAGTTCAACGCGACCCGTTTAAATGACTGTGGCTGTTGTGAGGGCATCACCGTTCAAACTCCTGTAGACCGCGATAATCGTCCAGGATTAGCAGCGATCGCCTATCGAGTGGGGACGTATCCCCAATTCAAACACAGCTTATTGGCGCAGTTATCAACTCACCCAGCACTGCAAACATTAACGACACGAGAAGAAGATGATTTTGCGATCGCGCTGTTAGATGCTTGGGCGATCGTTGCTGATGTGCTGACGTTTTATCAAGAAAGAATTGCTAATGAATCTTATTTACGCACGGCAACAGAACGGTTTTCGCTGCTACAACTAGCACGGCTAATTGGCTACCAACTCCGTCCAGGGGTTGCCGCCAGCACCTATCTGGCGTTTACGTTGGAAGATGCTCCGGGCGTGCCAAAAATCGTCACGATTGATGTGGGTTTGAAGGTGCAGAGTGTGCCGGGGAAGGATGAAACGCCCCAGACTTTTGAAACGGTGGAAAAAATTACGGCGCGTACAGAGTGGAATGCCATTAAACCCCGCCTCACCCAACCCCAGATCCTCAGCTCAAGTATGGCTGAGATCCGATTTAAGGGATTGAGTACCAATCTCAAGCGAGGAGATGGATTGCTGATTGTGACTGAAACGAATCAGACGTTTCGCCGAGTTAAAAGCGTCACAACTGAAAATCTCGCTCAGGAAACTAGGGTGGAACTAGAAGGACTCTCTAATCCCTTCACTGCCTTGTCAACCCTTTATAAAACACCTATTTTTGGGTTAGCGACACAACCCCTAAATAACGCCACGATTCAGACTCAAGTTTTGGGCAACAAATGGAATCAAACGACATTAGAATCCTATGCAGAAGTGCAGGGATGGAAGCTAGAAGAGTTTAGTGCGGCAATCGCCGCACTTCAGGTCTATCAACCTCCAGCCAATACTGGCGTTTTTGTGTTTCGCTCAACGGCTGCACTGTTTGGCTATAGCGCGCCCGATCGCCCCCTTTATGGAGTCAGCGGCAGACCTCAGCGGAATAGTGACGGCACATTAAAGTTGCAACCGTGGACTCCTGCTGCAAGAGAGGCGAAAAATCAGCTCTATTTAGACAATGCCTATGATGGGATTACAGTTGGAAGTTATATTGCAATTCGGCGATCGCCCGATGAGGACTTTATCATTGCAAAAGTAACACAAGCGGTCACGACTTCCCGAACGGAATATGGCATCAGTGGAAAAACTACTCGCTTAACTATTGATAGAGATTGGTGGAATGCAGGAACTAATGATTTTAATACAATTCGCAAAACGATAGTTTACACCCAAAGTGAATCACTAAATTTAACAGAAATTCCTATTTCTGATGAAATTAAAGATCACCAAATTACGCTCGATCGCCTTTATGAAGGATTAAAGCCAGGGCATCATCTAATTTTAACGGGTGAGGTGACGAATCCTCAAGGTGTCACCAGAAGCGAAGTGATCACCGTTAAACAGGTTAATACTGTGAGCGGTAATACCGAAATTACCCTCGTGCAGTCGCTCAAAAACATTTACATTCGCAGTACCGTTATCCTCAATGGCAATGCTATTTTAGCGACCCACGGGGAAACGGTGCAGGAGGTGTTGGGTAGCGGTAATGCCAGTCAAGCTTATCAAACATTTACCTTACGGCAACCGCCCTTAACTCATATCAGCAGCGACTCTGCGCCCGGTGGTGCTGCCTCAACCCTGCAAATTCGGGTGAATGAATTGTTGTGGCATGAAGCCCCGATGTTATATGGACAGAATCGGAGCGATCGCATTTACATCAGTCGGCTAGAAGACAATGGCAAAACGCTTGTAGAATTTGGGGATGGCAAAACTGGGGCGCGGTTGCCGACAGGGCAGGAGAATATTAAAGCCACTTACCGCAAAGGCATTGGCTCAGTGGGTAATGTCAAGGCAGGACAACTAACTACTCTGCTTAGTCGTCCTTTAGGCGTTAAGGGCGTGACGAATCCCGGAGAAGCGACGGGGGGAGATCACCCAGAAACTCGCGATCGCGCCCGCCGCAATGCACCGCTCACCGTGCTTACCTTAGGACGAATTGTCTCGTTACAGGATTACGAAGATTTCGCTAGCGCCTTTATGGGAATTGGCAAAGCGTTGGCAACCTGGACTTGGAACCGGCAAGCCCGAGGGGTGTTCGTGACTGTGGCAGGAGCCGGGGGCGCTGCGATCGCACCGGATAGTCAGACCTATCAAAATCTGGTCAGTCAGATGAAAAAATTCAGCGATCCTTATATTCCATTACAGGTGCAATCCTACCGCAAGGCATTATTCCATCTCAAAGCGAGTCTTAAAATTGATCCAGACTTAATTCCTGAAACCGTTTTAGCTCAGGCTCAAGTTCAAATTAAATCAGCATTCTCATTTGAGATGCGCGCCTTTGGTCAAGGCGTTGCTCTCAGTCAAGTCGTCGCCGTGCTGCAATCGGTTCCGGGTGTAATGGCGATCGATGTAGATGCTCTGTATCGGCTAGATGGCGTAGGTGGGGATGGTTTGACTGCACCCTTACCTGCCAAAGCGCCCCAAGCCGGAGCCACGAGTGTGACGGCGGCTGAACTACTAACCTTAGATCCAACCTCGCTGAATGATTTGGGGGTGATGTCATGA
- a CDS encoding DUF6519 domain-containing protein, whose translation MKGDFSRQTFDPKKHYSAVLMQQGRVQVDADWNEQQALESFRIETEAIDVIGRCGAPKNNPGFAIAASGTQLSIGQGRYYVDGILCQNEVTVTYEQQPDFPDPPNALDSLSNAIAGIIYLDVWQRHLTALDDPQIREVALGGPDTATRLKTVWQVKVLPIPSTDPPVDINCDSSFTDWEKLIAGSTGKLTAQTALPINTDNPCLIPPTAGYQRLENQLYRVEVHQTNPSLTFKWSRDNGSVVTAVQGISGVQVTVQDIGPDEVLGFAIGQWVEIIDDRLELSGQSGQLIRILDIDSAGQVLTMETAPTGIDPTRHPKLRRWDQTGAAATATGIPVTPNTSMALEGGISVQFDSGSFRPGDYWLIPARTATGQIEWLVDGSGNSLPQSPFGIQHHYCRLAIAQLSGEQLKLQDCRPIFPPLTEIDAGESCCVVVHPGEDIQAAINLLPATGGCVCLKTGIHTITQAIRIERSHVTLQGANLGAKVVRSNGINALAIVGTLQQPITDITVEQIQFETVGSNQPITELLDLGIVSFNNCRHLTLTQCQLAIAPVTTPPTRVAVVAPTPAIGIIAMNSSQSKILANQLNLLLVGIWTEGCAAVEIVQNELNAPTFAQGDSIVPLGWVGININLNTLTTGAFRGSNGQYCRIERNRIENYWVGVNVGEQADNSQIVGNQILRRSPEQFPVDHPLVGALRIGTEPYLYGIIVKAKNCRIAENDLNLNNVIYGGIRASDAFTQIENNTLTAQILGRSSNSLFDTVASAPQFIPVAIFLAPLQTPTRIATNSSVIRHNTLLGQLSGIGVLAMEGIEILDNQIEITPDTPLSVAIALASSKNATIAGNQIQNAQTGILLLGTVPNLGSGNRLLNNRLNTGKFGILAVGEVALEVSHNVIENMAITGLIGSGLLESTRLAHNRVTYCGYLSVNSLIGSGIAILNSLTDLCIESCEVFNIGLDRDDPKRSNPEATWGMAAIAVPFCRISHNAVGYTDLNRLNQLNPSKEHRALGLIPPFQPITCDAPQTPIGIATLTDNLFAGLGLSALVQIYGVRLREDDNNAIAFEQVTFSNNVSQHLGNLAAFTAVSNAANVFIAGKHLIIMGNHIKETPKTRHSFYFNYHVKAVYIGNLTTDDFDAQPSLTTRFVPPSPALGDINAVV comes from the coding sequence ATGAAAGGTGATTTTAGCCGTCAAACATTTGATCCTAAAAAGCATTACAGCGCTGTGCTGATGCAACAAGGGCGAGTTCAAGTCGATGCAGATTGGAACGAACAGCAAGCACTCGAATCATTTCGCATTGAAACAGAGGCGATCGATGTCATCGGTCGGTGCGGTGCGCCCAAGAATAATCCAGGGTTTGCGATCGCAGCATCGGGAACGCAGTTGTCCATTGGTCAGGGACGATATTACGTAGATGGCATTCTCTGCCAAAATGAAGTAACGGTGACTTATGAGCAACAACCCGATTTTCCAGATCCTCCCAATGCATTAGACAGCCTATCGAACGCGATCGCTGGAATCATCTATCTCGATGTTTGGCAACGTCATTTAACCGCATTAGATGATCCTCAGATCCGCGAAGTGGCACTGGGTGGCCCAGACACCGCTACAAGGCTCAAGACTGTTTGGCAGGTGAAGGTGTTACCCATTCCGTCCACCGATCCACCCGTAGACATCAATTGCGATAGTTCATTCACCGATTGGGAAAAGCTGATCGCGGGCAGCACTGGTAAACTCACCGCCCAGACAGCTTTGCCCATCAATACCGATAATCCTTGTTTAATTCCGCCGACTGCGGGCTATCAACGCCTCGAAAATCAGCTTTACCGGGTGGAAGTCCATCAAACGAATCCCAGCCTTACCTTCAAATGGTCACGAGATAATGGTTCTGTCGTCACTGCCGTCCAAGGCATCAGCGGTGTGCAGGTAACGGTACAGGATATCGGCCCGGATGAAGTGCTAGGATTTGCGATCGGGCAATGGGTTGAAATTATCGACGATCGCTTAGAACTGAGTGGTCAATCTGGACAGCTCATCAGAATTTTAGACATTGACTCAGCCGGACAAGTGCTGACAATGGAAACCGCACCCACTGGCATTGATCCCACTCGCCATCCGAAGCTGCGGCGCTGGGATCAGACTGGAGCCGCCGCAACGGCGACCGGAATTCCGGTAACTCCTAATACATCAATGGCTTTAGAAGGCGGCATTTCTGTGCAATTTGACAGTGGCAGCTTTCGCCCCGGAGACTACTGGCTGATTCCAGCGCGAACTGCCACCGGACAAATTGAGTGGCTAGTCGATGGCTCGGGCAATTCCTTGCCGCAGTCGCCCTTTGGCATTCAGCATCACTACTGCCGGTTAGCGATCGCCCAACTCAGTGGTGAACAACTGAAGCTGCAAGACTGCCGCCCGATTTTCCCCCCCCTGACTGAAATTGATGCAGGTGAAAGCTGCTGTGTCGTGGTGCATCCCGGCGAGGATATTCAAGCCGCAATCAATCTGTTGCCTGCCACAGGCGGTTGTGTCTGTCTGAAAACAGGCATCCATACCATTACCCAAGCCATTCGCATCGAACGCTCCCATGTGACCCTGCAAGGCGCGAATTTGGGAGCCAAAGTCGTGCGCTCGAACGGGATCAATGCCTTGGCGATCGTTGGGACACTGCAACAGCCCATTACCGACATCACTGTGGAACAGATTCAATTTGAAACAGTAGGCAGTAACCAACCGATCACCGAACTACTCGATTTGGGTATCGTCTCGTTCAACAATTGTCGCCATCTGACACTGACCCAATGCCAACTGGCGATCGCCCCCGTAACCACTCCCCCCACTCGCGTAGCAGTAGTTGCGCCGACCCCCGCGATTGGCATCATTGCGATGAACAGCAGCCAGTCTAAAATTTTAGCCAATCAGTTGAACTTACTTTTGGTTGGCATCTGGACGGAAGGTTGCGCCGCTGTAGAAATTGTCCAGAACGAGTTAAATGCCCCAACCTTTGCCCAAGGCGATTCAATTGTGCCATTGGGCTGGGTCGGCATCAATATCAATCTTAACACCTTGACCACTGGAGCCTTTCGAGGCAGCAACGGACAGTATTGCCGCATTGAGCGTAATAGAATTGAAAACTACTGGGTAGGAGTGAATGTAGGCGAACAAGCGGATAACTCTCAGATTGTCGGCAACCAAATTCTGCGGCGATCGCCCGAGCAATTCCCCGTCGATCATCCCCTTGTCGGCGCCCTCCGCATCGGCACTGAACCCTATCTTTACGGCATCATTGTTAAAGCCAAAAATTGCCGGATCGCTGAGAATGACCTGAATCTAAACAACGTCATTTACGGCGGGATTCGAGCCTCTGATGCCTTCACCCAGATTGAAAACAACACACTCACTGCTCAAATTCTCGGTCGCTCCAGCAATTCCCTGTTCGACACTGTTGCCTCTGCACCTCAATTCATTCCTGTTGCCATTTTTCTGGCACCGCTACAAACTCCAACGCGCATCGCCACCAATTCCAGTGTGATTCGCCACAATACTCTGTTGGGGCAACTCAGTGGTATTGGTGTATTGGCAATGGAGGGCATAGAAATCCTCGATAATCAAATTGAAATTACACCTGACACACCACTCTCAGTGGCGATCGCCCTTGCTAGTAGCAAAAACGCCACCATAGCAGGCAACCAGATCCAAAATGCCCAAACTGGGATCTTGCTCCTGGGCACTGTCCCTAACCTGGGTTCGGGAAATCGACTGCTAAACAATCGACTCAACACAGGCAAATTTGGCATTCTGGCGGTTGGGGAGGTGGCATTAGAAGTGTCTCACAATGTTATAGAAAATATGGCGATCACTGGCTTAATTGGATCTGGACTTTTAGAATCTACCCGCCTCGCCCACAATCGCGTCACCTACTGCGGCTACCTCTCGGTCAATTCCCTGATCGGCTCAGGAATTGCCATCCTCAACAGCTTAACTGACCTGTGCATCGAATCCTGCGAAGTCTTCAACATTGGCTTAGATCGGGATGATCCGAAGCGGTCAAATCCCGAAGCAACTTGGGGAATGGCGGCGATCGCAGTGCCATTCTGTCGCATCAGCCACAATGCTGTCGGCTACACCGACTTAAACCGACTCAACCAACTCAATCCCAGCAAAGAACATCGAGCCTTAGGTCTGATTCCACCCTTCCAGCCTATTACCTGCGACGCTCCACAAACCCCAATCGGCATCGCCACCCTCACCGATAATCTTTTTGCGGGCTTAGGGTTATCAGCCCTCGTACAAATTTATGGTGTCCGACTTCGTGAAGATGATAATAATGCGATCGCTTTTGAACAAGTGACCTTCAGCAATAACGTTAGCCAACATTTAGGTAACCTAGCCGCATTCACAGCCGTCTCCAATGCAGCAAACGTTTTTATTGCAGGTAAGCACCTGATTATCATGGGCAACCACATTAAAGAAACACCTAAAACCCGTCATTCCTTCTATTTCAATTACCATGTAAAGGCAGTCTATATTGGCAACCTAACCACCGATGATTTTGATGCACAACCCTCCCTTACTACTCGGTTTGTGCCACCGTCACCTGCATTGGGTGACATCAATGCCGTTGTTTGA
- a CDS encoding IS982 family transposase, translated as MFSLEFLFCHVDDFCKAFESQWHKKLLVHGGIRRIRARSLCLSEIMTILIAFHQNHYRNFKHFYLNHVKQQWSCAFPGLPSYQRFIEWIPSTLIPLCVYLKHCFGRCTGIGFIDSTCLKVCHNRRISRHKVFEGLASRGKTSVDWFFGFKLHLVVNELGQLLNVVLTPGNIDDRQPVPDLLSDLFGKIFGDRGYVSQKLASQLLQEFGIKFFAKPRRNMRNHLMHLHDKLLSRKRSIIETINDQLKNISQIEHSRHRSPVNFCVNVLCGLIAYCHQPKKPSLQMEWLLPQSA; from the coding sequence ATGTTTAGTTTAGAATTTTTGTTCTGTCATGTAGATGATTTTTGTAAGGCGTTTGAAAGCCAATGGCACAAAAAGCTGTTGGTACATGGAGGAATAAGACGGATTCGGGCTAGAAGTCTGTGTTTGAGTGAAATAATGACGATACTGATTGCATTTCATCAAAATCACTACCGGAATTTCAAGCATTTTTATTTGAATCATGTCAAACAGCAATGGAGTTGTGCTTTTCCGGGACTTCCGAGTTATCAACGATTCATTGAATGGATACCATCAACCTTGATACCTTTGTGCGTTTACCTGAAGCATTGTTTTGGACGGTGTACGGGTATCGGTTTTATCGATTCAACATGTCTGAAGGTCTGCCATAATCGTCGGATTTCTCGGCATAAGGTTTTTGAAGGTTTAGCCTCTCGTGGAAAGACTTCTGTGGATTGGTTTTTCGGGTTTAAGCTTCATCTTGTCGTCAATGAACTTGGTCAACTCTTAAATGTGGTTCTTACTCCTGGTAATATTGATGACCGTCAACCAGTTCCTGATTTACTCAGTGATCTGTTTGGCAAAATATTTGGCGATCGCGGATATGTCTCTCAAAAACTGGCTTCTCAACTTTTGCAAGAGTTCGGCATTAAATTTTTTGCCAAACCCCGTCGCAACATGAGAAACCATCTGATGCATCTCCATGACAAGCTCTTATCCCGTAAACGCTCCATTATTGAGACTATTAACGATCAACTCAAGAATATTTCTCAAATCGAACATTCTAGACACCGAAGCCCTGTTAATTTCTGCGTTAACGTTCTGTGCGGATTAATCGCTTATTGCCATCAACCTAAGAAACCCAGCCTTCAGATGGAATGGCTTTTACCTCAATCTGCTTAA